Proteins encoded within one genomic window of Carassius carassius chromosome 22, fCarCar2.1, whole genome shotgun sequence:
- the LOC132098736 gene encoding protein phosphatase 1 regulatory subunit 3A-like isoform X1, with product MYELDNENKEENVKLEKTVNQILEGSSGDESPQVAVRRKVSFADAFGLDLVSVKEYDNHDNQDSSVLEANSREAEEFYISCLFNILALHQDMEVRLQQQKLELERIELLPGSTTIRGIIRVLNLCFHKAVYVRVTLDGWQSHFDLLAEYMPGSSDGETDCFSFQLVLMPLFQVEGLRVEFCLRYESAVGIFWANNGGTNYIVFCHQRRRSDLKEKESEKEKSVEESNQKGIRSCLKTISKKTYWEATPAEASGEVSEQVTPKARHTEENITEKEVGINSCKSLKDCCKTLVDCRRKRQAARLAHVQDYFIQKAMEIQMGYNSNTNTSTTSIPRLSIPSRTHLPVVHGQQGYGNDTPPILMYHQIPLLSLDWGSTTTTPP from the exons ATGTATGAACTGGATAATGAAAACAAAGAAGAAAATGTCAAATTGGAGAAAACAGTGAACCAAATATTAGAGGGAAGCTCTGGAGATGAATCTCCACAGGTAGCTGTACGAAGAAAGGTGTCATTTGCGGACGCCTTTGGTCTGGACCTGGTTTCTGTGAAGGAGTATGACAACCATGACAACCAGGATTCATCAGTGCTGGAGGCAAATAGTAGAGAAGCTGAGGAATTTTACATCTCTTGCCTCTTTAATATCCTAGCATTGCACCAGGACATGGAGGTGAGACTTCAGCAGCAGAAGTTGGAGCTGGAGCGCATTGAGCTGCTCCCTGGATCCACCACAATCCGCGGCATCATCCGCGTTCTTAACCTCTGCTTCCACAAGGCCGTCTACGTCCGTGTCACTCTGGACGGCTGGCAGAGCCACTTCGACCTGCTGGCTGAGTACATGCCTGGGTCCAGCGATGGCGAGACGGACTGTTTCTCTTTTCAACTCGTGTTGATGCCTCTGTTCCAGGTCGAAGGGTTGCGGGTGGAGTTCTGTCTGCGGTATGAAAGTGCTGTTGGAATCTTCTGGGCCAACAATGGAGGGACAAACTACATTGTCTTCTGCCACCAAAGACGAAGGAGCgatctgaaagagaaagagagtgaaaaGGAGAAGTCTGTAGAGGAGAGCAACCAAAAAGGTATCAGGAGCTGCCTTAAAACAATCAGT AAAAAGACCTACTGGGAGGCGACACCTGCAGAGGCGAGCGGTGAGGTCTCAG aacAAGTCACACCCAAGGCCAGGCATACTGAGGAGAACATAACAGAAAAAGAAGTAGGAATAAATTCCTGCAAATCCCTTAAGGACTGCTGCAAAACTCTG GTGGATTGTCGTAGGAAACGTCAAGCTGCTCGTTTGGCTCACGTGCAGGACTACTTCATTCAGAAAGCAATGGAAATCCAGATGGGTTATAATTCCAACACAAATACAAGTACCACATCCATACCAAGGCTGAGTATACCAAGTAGAACCCACTTGCCTGTTGTCCACGGCCAACAAGGATACGGTAATGACACGCCACCAATACTAATGTACCACCAGATCCCTCTGCTTTCCCTGGATTGGGGCAGTACCACAACAACACCTCCCTAA
- the LOC132098736 gene encoding protein phosphatase 1 regulatory subunit 3A-like isoform X3, with protein sequence MYELDNENKEENVKLEKTVNQILEGSSGDESPQVAVRRKVSFADAFGLDLVSVKEYDNHDNQDSSVLEANSREAEEFYISCLFNILALHQDMEVRLQQQKLELERIELLPGSTTIRGIIRVLNLCFHKAVYVRVTLDGWQSHFDLLAEYMPGSSDGETDCFSFQLVLMPLFQVEGLRVEFCLRYESAVGIFWANNGGTNYIVFCHQRRRSDLKEKESEKEKSVEESNQKGIRSCLKTISKKTYWEATPAEASGEVSEQVTPKARHTEENITEKEVGINSCKSLKDCCKTLVLNNWVNNLFECKAGSY encoded by the exons ATGTATGAACTGGATAATGAAAACAAAGAAGAAAATGTCAAATTGGAGAAAACAGTGAACCAAATATTAGAGGGAAGCTCTGGAGATGAATCTCCACAGGTAGCTGTACGAAGAAAGGTGTCATTTGCGGACGCCTTTGGTCTGGACCTGGTTTCTGTGAAGGAGTATGACAACCATGACAACCAGGATTCATCAGTGCTGGAGGCAAATAGTAGAGAAGCTGAGGAATTTTACATCTCTTGCCTCTTTAATATCCTAGCATTGCACCAGGACATGGAGGTGAGACTTCAGCAGCAGAAGTTGGAGCTGGAGCGCATTGAGCTGCTCCCTGGATCCACCACAATCCGCGGCATCATCCGCGTTCTTAACCTCTGCTTCCACAAGGCCGTCTACGTCCGTGTCACTCTGGACGGCTGGCAGAGCCACTTCGACCTGCTGGCTGAGTACATGCCTGGGTCCAGCGATGGCGAGACGGACTGTTTCTCTTTTCAACTCGTGTTGATGCCTCTGTTCCAGGTCGAAGGGTTGCGGGTGGAGTTCTGTCTGCGGTATGAAAGTGCTGTTGGAATCTTCTGGGCCAACAATGGAGGGACAAACTACATTGTCTTCTGCCACCAAAGACGAAGGAGCgatctgaaagagaaagagagtgaaaaGGAGAAGTCTGTAGAGGAGAGCAACCAAAAAGGTATCAGGAGCTGCCTTAAAACAATCAGT AAAAAGACCTACTGGGAGGCGACACCTGCAGAGGCGAGCGGTGAGGTCTCAG aacAAGTCACACCCAAGGCCAGGCATACTGAGGAGAACATAACAGAAAAAGAAGTAGGAATAAATTCCTGCAAATCCCTTAAGGACTGCTGCAAAACTCTG gttttgaacaactgGGTGAACAATCTCTTTGAATGCAAAGCAGGAAGTTATTA G
- the LOC132098736 gene encoding protein phosphatase 1 regulatory subunit 3A-like isoform X2, whose amino-acid sequence MYELDNENKEENVKLEKTVNQILEGSSGDESPQVAVRRKVSFADAFGLDLVSVKEYDNHDNQDSSVLEANSREAEEFYISCLFNILALHQDMEVRLQQQKLELERIELLPGSTTIRGIIRVLNLCFHKAVYVRVTLDGWQSHFDLLAEYMPGSSDGETDCFSFQLVLMPLFQVEGLRVEFCLRYESAVGIFWANNGGTNYIVFCHQRRRSDLKEKESEKEKSVEESNQKGIRSCLKTISKKTYWEATPAEASGEVSEQVTPKARHTEENITEKEVGINSCKSLKDCCKTLVGSMSALSRSRDKGFEQLGEQSL is encoded by the exons ATGTATGAACTGGATAATGAAAACAAAGAAGAAAATGTCAAATTGGAGAAAACAGTGAACCAAATATTAGAGGGAAGCTCTGGAGATGAATCTCCACAGGTAGCTGTACGAAGAAAGGTGTCATTTGCGGACGCCTTTGGTCTGGACCTGGTTTCTGTGAAGGAGTATGACAACCATGACAACCAGGATTCATCAGTGCTGGAGGCAAATAGTAGAGAAGCTGAGGAATTTTACATCTCTTGCCTCTTTAATATCCTAGCATTGCACCAGGACATGGAGGTGAGACTTCAGCAGCAGAAGTTGGAGCTGGAGCGCATTGAGCTGCTCCCTGGATCCACCACAATCCGCGGCATCATCCGCGTTCTTAACCTCTGCTTCCACAAGGCCGTCTACGTCCGTGTCACTCTGGACGGCTGGCAGAGCCACTTCGACCTGCTGGCTGAGTACATGCCTGGGTCCAGCGATGGCGAGACGGACTGTTTCTCTTTTCAACTCGTGTTGATGCCTCTGTTCCAGGTCGAAGGGTTGCGGGTGGAGTTCTGTCTGCGGTATGAAAGTGCTGTTGGAATCTTCTGGGCCAACAATGGAGGGACAAACTACATTGTCTTCTGCCACCAAAGACGAAGGAGCgatctgaaagagaaagagagtgaaaaGGAGAAGTCTGTAGAGGAGAGCAACCAAAAAGGTATCAGGAGCTGCCTTAAAACAATCAGT AAAAAGACCTACTGGGAGGCGACACCTGCAGAGGCGAGCGGTGAGGTCTCAG aacAAGTCACACCCAAGGCCAGGCATACTGAGGAGAACATAACAGAAAAAGAAGTAGGAATAAATTCCTGCAAATCCCTTAAGGACTGCTGCAAAACTCTGGTAGGGTCAATGAGTGCTCTGTCAAGGTCCAGAGATAAAG gttttgaacaactgGGTGAACAATCTCTTTGA
- the LOC132098736 gene encoding protein phosphatase 1 regulatory subunit 3A-like isoform X4, with protein sequence MYELDNENKEENVKLEKTVNQILEGSSGDESPQVAVRRKVSFADAFGLDLVSVKEYDNHDNQDSSVLEANSREAEEFYISCLFNILALHQDMEVRLQQQKLELERIELLPGSTTIRGIIRVLNLCFHKAVYVRVTLDGWQSHFDLLAEYMPGSSDGETDCFSFQLVLMPLFQVEGLRVEFCLRYESAVGIFWANNGGTNYIVFCHQRRRSDLKEKESEKEKSVEESNQKGIRSCLKTISKKTYWEATPAEASGEVSEQVTPKARHTEENITEKEVGINSCKSLKDCCKTLVGSMSALSRSRDKGGLS encoded by the exons ATGTATGAACTGGATAATGAAAACAAAGAAGAAAATGTCAAATTGGAGAAAACAGTGAACCAAATATTAGAGGGAAGCTCTGGAGATGAATCTCCACAGGTAGCTGTACGAAGAAAGGTGTCATTTGCGGACGCCTTTGGTCTGGACCTGGTTTCTGTGAAGGAGTATGACAACCATGACAACCAGGATTCATCAGTGCTGGAGGCAAATAGTAGAGAAGCTGAGGAATTTTACATCTCTTGCCTCTTTAATATCCTAGCATTGCACCAGGACATGGAGGTGAGACTTCAGCAGCAGAAGTTGGAGCTGGAGCGCATTGAGCTGCTCCCTGGATCCACCACAATCCGCGGCATCATCCGCGTTCTTAACCTCTGCTTCCACAAGGCCGTCTACGTCCGTGTCACTCTGGACGGCTGGCAGAGCCACTTCGACCTGCTGGCTGAGTACATGCCTGGGTCCAGCGATGGCGAGACGGACTGTTTCTCTTTTCAACTCGTGTTGATGCCTCTGTTCCAGGTCGAAGGGTTGCGGGTGGAGTTCTGTCTGCGGTATGAAAGTGCTGTTGGAATCTTCTGGGCCAACAATGGAGGGACAAACTACATTGTCTTCTGCCACCAAAGACGAAGGAGCgatctgaaagagaaagagagtgaaaaGGAGAAGTCTGTAGAGGAGAGCAACCAAAAAGGTATCAGGAGCTGCCTTAAAACAATCAGT AAAAAGACCTACTGGGAGGCGACACCTGCAGAGGCGAGCGGTGAGGTCTCAG aacAAGTCACACCCAAGGCCAGGCATACTGAGGAGAACATAACAGAAAAAGAAGTAGGAATAAATTCCTGCAAATCCCTTAAGGACTGCTGCAAAACTCTGGTAGGGTCAATGAGTGCTCTGTCAAGGTCCAGAGATAAAG GTGGATTGTCGTAG